One Microbacter margulisiae genomic window carries:
- a CDS encoding IS5 family transposase produces MYLVLDKDTINKEIVPFIPVPKRGFRTKCDIAEIVNCILYKLKTGCQWHMLPVKSLFSNVVLHYKTVFGYFRTWCKSGVLQQIWFGLLNKYRASLDMSSVDLDGSHTPALRGGEQVAYQGRKKRKTTNALYLTDRQGIPLAISDPIEGNHNDLHQIKERFTDIIDSLNNSDIRVDGLFLNADAGFDSAEFREFCSSHEIIPNIAINWRNAAHTDDIFFDELLYQQRYCIERTNAWMDSFRSLLNRFDVTCSSWQSFNLIAFIVILLKKITKQKKSR; encoded by the coding sequence ATGTACTTAGTACTCGACAAAGATACAATAAATAAAGAAATAGTGCCATTCATCCCTGTACCCAAGAGAGGGTTCAGGACAAAGTGTGATATCGCCGAGATTGTTAACTGCATATTGTACAAATTAAAAACAGGTTGTCAATGGCATATGTTGCCCGTTAAAAGTTTATTTTCTAATGTCGTATTGCATTATAAGACTGTTTTCGGTTATTTTCGTACATGGTGTAAATCAGGAGTGTTACAACAAATCTGGTTTGGTTTATTGAATAAATACAGAGCCTCATTGGACATGTCCAGTGTTGATTTGGATGGCAGCCATACCCCCGCATTACGTGGAGGAGAACAGGTTGCTTATCAGGGTCGGAAGAAAAGGAAGACTACCAATGCTCTTTATCTTACAGACAGACAAGGTATCCCATTGGCCATATCAGACCCGATAGAAGGGAATCACAATGATTTACATCAAATTAAAGAACGTTTTACCGACATTATTGATTCGCTGAATAACTCCGATATAAGAGTTGATGGTCTTTTTCTTAATGCCGATGCAGGTTTTGACTCTGCGGAGTTCAGAGAATTCTGTTCTTCCCATGAAATAATACCCAACATCGCTATTAACTGGCGTAACGCAGCACATACGGATGATATATTCTTCGATGAATTGCTCTATCAGCAACGCTATTGCATAGAAAGAACCAATGCATGGATGGATAGTTTCAGATCTCTATTGAACAGATTTGATGTTACTTGCTCCAGTTGGCAAAGCTTTAACCTTATCGCTTTTATCGTGATACTACTTAAGAAAATTACTAAACAGAAAAAGTCAAGATGA
- a CDS encoding capsule assembly Wzi family protein has protein sequence MKIHRLIPALIVFAAFCNTTAQTQHITYNTEFSTNVGSGGYAPFWLITNKDGIPDMQPNSAYLRAGIFQKSDTVKRFSYQYGVDLVKTTHTSAILFPEQFYVNLQYHHVALHIGSQIRNDGLQNRLLSSCGGGTLWSGNARPLPEVAFVIPDFITVFHRMPWLKAKAEISYGWLVDNGYQLQPAHTQNEFVSVNGFLHRKMVALQFKGKSPWSFTALGEVDVEFGGNQITYANGQIVSNFHNAADLKHFLMVMIPFKGDKSAPGVDQAWFYGNYVGDWQGRLTYDMGNKGQLHAYLDNYFEDSSGLWKLNGLDGLWGIEYDAVGKKLISGVVVEYYQSTNQSGPIMFRPADYNYKTNLKYWTYGDDNYYNHSFYIGWSNYGRAIGSPIVTSPIYNQDGNLTFEDNRVRAYHIGLMGYLSNDWSDRLLATYREGFGTMSTPFINPQQGFSGMLEVNYTPHQLKGFSVSAAAAFDRGALTGNNWGCNLTLKQNGILDWFRKTEK, from the coding sequence ATGAAGATACATCGCCTTATCCCCGCATTAATTGTTTTTGCAGCCTTCTGCAACACAACAGCCCAGACACAACATATAACCTATAACACTGAGTTTTCCACCAACGTGGGATCCGGCGGGTATGCTCCCTTCTGGCTGATCACCAACAAAGACGGCATTCCCGATATGCAACCCAACAGCGCATATCTTCGCGCCGGTATCTTTCAAAAAAGCGATACGGTGAAGCGTTTCTCCTATCAATACGGAGTCGATCTGGTAAAAACCACCCACACCTCAGCCATCCTTTTCCCGGAACAATTCTACGTCAACTTGCAATACCACCATGTAGCGCTCCATATCGGCAGCCAGATCCGGAATGACGGACTTCAAAACCGGCTGCTGAGTAGCTGTGGAGGAGGTACCTTGTGGTCTGGCAACGCTCGTCCTTTGCCGGAAGTGGCATTTGTTATCCCCGATTTCATCACTGTGTTTCATCGTATGCCCTGGTTAAAAGCCAAAGCGGAGATCTCCTATGGCTGGTTGGTGGACAACGGATACCAACTACAACCTGCCCATACCCAAAACGAATTTGTCTCGGTGAATGGTTTTTTACATCGTAAAATGGTGGCGTTACAGTTTAAGGGAAAGTCTCCCTGGAGCTTTACCGCTTTGGGGGAGGTAGATGTGGAGTTTGGGGGGAATCAGATTACCTATGCCAATGGACAAATAGTTTCAAATTTTCATAATGCTGCGGATCTGAAACACTTCCTCATGGTAATGATCCCATTTAAGGGAGATAAATCAGCGCCTGGTGTAGATCAGGCATGGTTTTATGGCAATTATGTAGGCGATTGGCAGGGCAGGTTAACCTACGATATGGGGAATAAGGGCCAGCTTCATGCCTATCTGGACAATTATTTCGAAGATTCTTCCGGACTTTGGAAGCTAAACGGGCTGGATGGCCTGTGGGGAATAGAATATGATGCTGTCGGGAAGAAGTTGATTAGTGGAGTAGTAGTGGAATATTACCAATCTACCAACCAAAGCGGACCGATTATGTTTCGTCCGGCAGATTATAATTACAAAACCAATCTAAAATATTGGACCTATGGCGATGATAATTATTATAATCACAGTTTTTATATCGGTTGGTCCAACTATGGACGGGCGATAGGCTCACCTATAGTTACATCCCCTATTTACAACCAAGACGGAAATTTGACATTCGAGGATAACCGCGTACGGGCCTACCATATCGGCCTCATGGGCTATTTATCCAATGATTGGTCTGACCGGCTACTGGCTACCTACCGGGAAGGATTTGGCACAATGAGCACTCCTTTTATCAATCCACAACAGGGCTTTTCCGGCATGCTCGAAGTCAATTATACCCCTCACCAACTCAAAGGATTTTCCGTGTCTGCTGCGGCTGCATTTGATAGAGGAGCGCTGACGGGCAACAACTGGGGCTGTAATCTTACACTAAAGCAAAACGGTATATTGGATTGGTTCAGAAAAACAGAAAAGTAA
- a CDS encoding type IV toxin-antitoxin system AbiEi family antitoxin domain-containing protein, which produces MNTASSIKDWINQLQQNGKLYFSVEQVAEAFPGLQSTGIRSALSRLSAKNNIVSVWKGFYVIVPVSYTSKGILPPVMYIDHLMKHVQRPYYVGLLNAAAFYGAALQQPQIFSVVIQHPTLRDNKKKNVRLQFVARRNFPTDDLLEMRKTQTGYVRISSALLTAADIIQYEKEIGGLNRACTVLNDLTESLDFTKTPDSFFDIVSTATIQRLGYLLENVVESTDLANQLYEKAIQANCNFQLVPLKTGKTAEQKNQDKKWKIIINTDIEIDG; this is translated from the coding sequence ATGAATACAGCTTCAAGTATAAAAGATTGGATAAATCAACTTCAGCAAAATGGCAAACTATATTTTTCTGTAGAGCAGGTTGCCGAAGCTTTTCCCGGGCTTCAGTCAACAGGTATTCGTAGTGCACTCTCCCGACTATCAGCAAAAAACAATATAGTATCGGTTTGGAAAGGATTTTATGTGATTGTTCCTGTTTCATATACATCCAAAGGTATACTACCTCCGGTTATGTATATCGATCACCTGATGAAACATGTTCAACGTCCTTATTATGTAGGCTTACTCAATGCCGCTGCTTTTTATGGAGCAGCATTGCAACAACCTCAAATATTTTCGGTAGTGATTCAACACCCTACTTTACGCGACAATAAAAAAAAGAATGTTCGCCTGCAGTTTGTTGCTCGACGTAACTTTCCCACAGACGATTTACTCGAAATGCGTAAAACACAAACTGGATATGTCCGTATTTCATCAGCATTACTTACTGCGGCAGATATCATTCAGTATGAAAAAGAAATTGGGGGACTTAACAGAGCATGTACTGTCTTGAATGATCTTACTGAGTCACTTGATTTCACAAAAACTCCGGATAGTTTTTTCGATATTGTGAGCACTGCAACAATTCAACGTTTGGGATACTTGTTGGAAAATGTAGTTGAATCGACAGATTTAGCCAATCAACTTTATGAAAAAGCGATTCAGGCGAACTGTAACTTTCAACTGGTTCCACTCAAAACTGGTAAAACTGCAGAACAAAAAAATCAGGATAAAAAATGGAAAATCATTATCAATACTGATATTGAAATTGACGGATAA
- a CDS encoding DUF1972 domain-containing protein, whose product MKIAILGTRGIPNNYGGFEQFADILSQGLVQKGHEVTVYCSGSHLYKSHLYNGVQLIHKYDPENRIGTIGQFIYDFLCILDARKRDFDFVYMLGYGSSSIWQGIFCKSKPFVITNMDGLEWKRNKYSKKVKLFLRFAEKLAVRNSSYLIADSKGIQTYLKNTYNVKSTYLPYGSFIFIDANQDEIKTFDVQVYEYDMLVARFEPENNIEMILQAYVQSITHRQLLLVGNYKHNKFGLRMFNQYNNVDKRIRFIGAIYDQRTLNNLRYFSNLYFHGHSVGGTNPSLLEAMGSSALICYHDNEFNRAIVNEDGFAFSDSKTLTNIINNTMKTQLQHYIEHNLHKIANIYSWKNIIDQYEYFFKGIKDQS is encoded by the coding sequence ATGAAAATAGCCATTCTGGGGACAAGAGGAATACCAAATAATTATGGGGGCTTTGAACAATTTGCTGATATATTATCGCAAGGTCTGGTACAAAAAGGGCATGAAGTCACTGTATATTGTTCTGGATCCCATTTATATAAAAGCCACCTGTATAATGGAGTACAACTAATACATAAATATGATCCTGAAAATAGAATTGGAACCATAGGTCAATTTATTTATGATTTTTTATGCATATTAGATGCGCGTAAAAGAGATTTTGATTTTGTATATATGCTTGGATATGGAAGTAGCTCTATTTGGCAAGGAATATTCTGCAAAAGCAAGCCCTTTGTTATAACAAATATGGATGGACTAGAGTGGAAACGCAATAAATATTCTAAGAAAGTGAAATTGTTTCTTAGATTTGCAGAAAAGCTTGCTGTAAGAAATAGTAGTTATTTAATTGCTGATTCTAAAGGGATACAAACATATTTAAAAAATACATATAATGTTAAATCTACCTATCTACCCTACGGTAGTTTTATTTTTATAGATGCAAATCAAGATGAGATAAAAACTTTTGATGTCCAAGTTTATGAATATGATATGTTAGTTGCACGTTTTGAACCGGAAAATAATATTGAAATGATATTACAAGCTTATGTGCAATCTATAACTCATAGACAACTTCTTCTTGTGGGTAATTACAAACATAATAAATTTGGGCTACGCATGTTTAACCAATATAATAATGTAGATAAACGTATCCGTTTTATTGGAGCTATTTACGATCAAAGAACCCTGAATAACTTGAGATATTTCTCCAATCTCTATTTTCACGGTCACTCCGTAGGTGGAACTAACCCTTCATTACTCGAAGCGATGGGGTCATCAGCCCTCATCTGTTATCATGATAATGAATTTAACAGAGCGATTGTTAATGAAGATGGATTTGCTTTTTCTGATTCCAAAACTTTAACAAATATCATTAATAATACCATGAAAACTCAGCTTCAGCATTATATTGAACATAATCTACACAAAATAGCTAATATTTATAGTTGGAAGAATATCATTGATCAATATGAATATTTTTTTAAAGGAATAAAAGATCAATCTTAA
- a CDS encoding glycosyltransferase family 4 protein, with translation MATILFSDNHLWALYHFRGGVIKNLLNQGYKVVVVAPETNDLEDNSIQGVEFIPIKLNRTTTSIYVNIQYFISLCKIYHRIKPDVIFHYTIKPILFGNLAAKLNHIFSVSIFAGLSNILTEDSLINKIMRLVLKYALRFSVKTVFLNEDDRRFLISKQVVPEKKSVLYESGEGLDTDFYKPNSDKNQNNHLVFLMISRLLYQKGYSEYVEAARMVKIKFPSAEFILCGEIDNGHPSAVPKDVVMNDHNCGVIIYEGRITNVLEKMQSSDCFVLPSYYNEGMNRSLMEALSIGVPIITTDNKGCREMVIDGETGFLVKQKCVGSLVDAMMKICKMSQSEREEMGIKGRQLAINVYDEKHVFVCYNTIIDFILCTK, from the coding sequence ATGGCAACTATTTTATTTTCGGATAATCATTTGTGGGCGTTATATCATTTTAGGGGAGGGGTAATTAAAAATTTATTGAATCAAGGATATAAGGTTGTCGTTGTGGCTCCAGAGACTAATGATCTTGAAGATAATTCTATCCAGGGAGTGGAATTTATTCCCATCAAATTAAATAGAACTACTACTAGTATTTATGTAAATATTCAATATTTTATATCCCTGTGTAAAATATACCATAGAATTAAGCCAGACGTGATTTTTCATTACACGATAAAACCTATTTTATTTGGTAATCTAGCAGCAAAATTAAATCACATATTTTCTGTTTCGATATTTGCAGGGTTGAGTAACATCCTTACTGAAGACTCGCTTATTAATAAAATAATGAGGCTAGTGCTAAAATATGCACTTCGTTTTTCTGTTAAAACAGTTTTTTTAAATGAAGATGATAGACGCTTTTTAATTTCAAAACAAGTTGTTCCAGAGAAGAAATCTGTTCTATATGAAAGTGGAGAAGGCCTAGATACAGATTTTTATAAACCAAATTCAGACAAAAATCAAAATAATCATCTTGTCTTTTTAATGATTTCACGTCTTTTATATCAAAAGGGTTATTCAGAGTATGTGGAGGCGGCAAGAATGGTTAAGATTAAATTCCCTTCTGCAGAATTTATTTTATGTGGTGAAATAGATAATGGCCATCCATCTGCGGTACCCAAAGATGTAGTTATGAATGACCATAATTGCGGAGTAATTATTTATGAAGGTCGTATTACTAATGTTCTTGAAAAAATGCAGTCAAGTGATTGTTTTGTTTTGCCATCATATTATAATGAAGGTATGAATAGATCGCTTATGGAAGCTTTGTCAATAGGTGTTCCTATTATTACTACAGATAATAAAGGTTGTAGAGAAATGGTTATTGATGGTGAAACTGGTTTTTTGGTAAAACAAAAGTGCGTTGGCTCTTTGGTCGATGCAATGATGAAAATTTGTAAAATGTCTCAATCTGAGAGAGAGGAGATGGGGATTAAGGGCCGTCAACTTGCGATTAACGTTTATGATGAAAAGCATGTGTTTGTTTGCTATAATACAATTATTGATTTTATATTATGTACAAAATAG